The window CAAAACCGGATATACCTGATTATTTTGCTGAATATAACCAATAATGTCATATTCTTTAATGCGAATGGTAAATTTATTTGGAAATTGATAACTCATCTCTGAGCTCTCCACGGAGGGGTTATTTTTCCTCACATTTTTAGCATAAGCTGATGCATTTAGCAAGGTAGTGAGGACGTAATCCTTCTCAGAAATCAAACTATCCTTGATTACCTGTTCTGATGTTAACTGGTTATTCCCCTCTACAACAAGAACTTTCGCCTTACTTGTTGGGGAGATAAAGTACAGGGACAGGGCGGCTAGCAAAATACTTGTCAGTAAGATAGGTACAGTCTTCCATAAAACCGATCTAGGGATTGTCAATTCGACTGTAAATTTCTTTTCTGACACACTATCCGGAACAGTAGCTAGATTACGAGTTTTTTTTATTCCCTGGAATAATTTCTTTTTTTCTTGTGTTTCGGAAACAACTTCACTATTACTAATCTCTTGTTCCTGGCTTGCTAAGTAGGCTTGATGCTTGGCTTTCCACTGTTCAAAAAAGGCACTTTTTTCTTCCTTTGAAGCGACCTTAGATGGCACTTTTATGTCTGTCTGGTCATGGACAGTAGGTTCTTTATCATTTTTTTCGGTCATTGCACCTACCTCCCCATATCATCCCGCAATAAATTGTAAAAACTATCTACAGATTGGATTTCCTTGGAATTAGCCATGTTATTTTTGTAAAATTCCTTGTTTTCCAACAAATTTTCAACTTCGGCTAGTAGATTTTCCAAGGTCAATTGACTTTCATCAATTTGTTTGGAATACCCTTTTTTCTCCGCATAGAGAGCGTTTTCTATCTGATCCCCTCGACTAGCTTGACGTCCCAGGGGCACAATCAAGTGAAGTTGTTGCATGGCAATCAACTCAAACAAGGTATTGGAACCACCACGGGTAAT is drawn from Streptococcus sp. 29892 and contains these coding sequences:
- a CDS encoding cell division protein FtsQ/DivIB, which gives rise to MTEKNDKEPTVHDQTDIKVPSKVASKEEKSAFFEQWKAKHQAYLASQEQEISNSEVVSETQEKKKLFQGIKKTRNLATVPDSVSEKKFTVELTIPRSVLWKTVPILLTSILLAALSLYFISPTSKAKVLVVEGNNQLTSEQVIKDSLISEKDYVLTTLLNASAYAKNVRKNNPSVESSEMSYQFPNKFTIRIKEYDIIGYIQQNNQVYPVLSSGEIGREAVETASLPENHTTIHLSDREQVKKLAIALGSIDVAVREKIKTINLTPSQVTADLLTLNMTDGNTVLVPLSEMSEKFPYYEKIAAVATIPTTIDMEVGIYSYAS